DNA from Pseudomonas mendocina:
AGTTTTTGCTGGCTGTTCATTGCTTTTCCTAGTCGGCAACCCGCTGATAGCGCGCCACCTCGACGAACAGGTCGGCGTTGGCCGGATCGTCGAGGTATGCGAGTACCTTCTCCAGCGGGCTGGTGATCAAGGCGCCATCAGCTTCGGGCATGGAGACGGTCTGCCCTTCCAGCAGGCCTTTGTCCATGTCCTGGAGAATGCGGTCGCTATCGAGGTTGTACACCACCAGTTCGTTGTCCCGAGTCAGCTCGAAACCGGCGATGGCGAAGTTGGCACCGAGGCTTTTGGGCAATCCAGCCGAGAGATACCAGCGGCGACCATGATGGGCGACGGTGAAACCAAACTCCTCGAGACTGTCGAGGTTGTCCGCACTGCCTTCATAGATACGTGCCTCGTACAGGTTGGCACCGGCACGGGTGATTTCCAGAAAGAGCTGATCGCCCCATTCGTCCTGCCGGGTCCATTCACCCAGTAGCGGAATAGGTGCCGCCTCGTTGGCCGGGATCGGATCCTTGAAAGTGACCAGGCAACCACTCAACATCAGGAAGGACAAGGCGACCAGTACGCGCCAGGCTTTCATTTCGCTCTCCTTGTGAAAACCACCAGCCGGTTGGGCATCAAAGCCCGAGAACCAGATTCATGTAGCGTTTAAGGATGGCCAGCATTCCCTGGCTGTCCAGATTCTCGACGCCGTCGAGCAGGCCCTGATACTCCATCCGCACGATGGTAGCCGTCAACAGCACGGCATCCTGCTCTGGCTGGCGCGAACCGAGCACTTCGAAGAAGTGCGTCACACCCTGCTGCAGGATCTGGCGATGGGCGCGAACCAGGTCACTCAGGCGCGGATTGAGCAGCGCCTCCTGCTGGAATGCCTGCTCGGCGATCAGGTGCTCGCGACGTTCGCGTAATTGACGCTGCACGTACTGCACGGCCAGCTCGGCGATCTCGTCAGCCAGTTGCCGACGCGCGGCCTCACTGCCGTCGAGGCGACCGACCATCTCCTGCAGCGCGCCCTGGGTACTGGCCCAGAAAGCCGCCATCTGCGCAGCGCTGCGCTCGACGAACAAGGCGAAGGTATCGGTGATCAGGTCATCGATATCCTTGAAGTAGTAAGTCGTGGCCGACAGCGGCACCTGCGCCTCGGCAGCGACCGCGCGATGACGCACGGCGCGCACACCGTCACGCACGATAATGCGCATGGCGGCATCGAGAATCGCCTGGCGGCGTTGCTCGCTGCCGTGTCGACTGGCCTTGCGGCCCTGGTACTGGACACTTTCGGCAACGGCGTTGGCAGCCTCGGTGGCATTGGGGGACGCAGAAACGGAACTCACTATGGCTCGACCCTCTACGTTCTGGTTATGACATTCAGAGTAATGGTTAACAGGCCGTTGAAAAACCATCTACGTTGGCAAGGCCTACAAAGTGGAACGACAGGTAGCAAAAAGCCGCCCGAAGGCGGCTTTATGTGAGGCATCAGGCCTGTGGACGCATATGCGGGAACAGGATGACATCGCGGATCGACGGCGAGTTGGTCAGCAGCATCACCAGGCGGTCGATGCCGATGCCTTCGCCAGCGGTGGGCGGCATGCCGTACTCGAGCGCACGAACGAAATCGGCGTCGTAGTGCATGGCTTCGTCGTCGCCGGCGTCCTTCTCCGCCACCTGGGCGAGGAAGCGCTCGGCCTGGTCTTCGGCATCATTGAGCTCGGAGTAGGCGTTGGCGATCTCGCGGCCACCGATGAACAACTCGAAGCGGTCGGTGACGCTGGGGTTGTCGTCGTTGCGACGCGCCAGCGGCGAGACTTCGAAGGGGTATTCGGTGATGAAGTGCGGCTGCTCCAGCTTGCTCTCCACCAACTCCTCGAAAATCATCACCTGCAGCTTGCCCAGGCCTTCGTGGCCGAGCACCTTGGCGCCGGCCTTCTTGGCGATGGCACGGGCCTTCTCGACATCATTGAGGTCAGCCGCCGTGATGTCCGGGTTGTACTTGAGGATGGAGTC
Protein-coding regions in this window:
- a CDS encoding TetR/AcrR family transcriptional regulator — protein: MSSVSASPNATEAANAVAESVQYQGRKASRHGSEQRRQAILDAAMRIIVRDGVRAVRHRAVAAEAQVPLSATTYYFKDIDDLITDTFALFVERSAAQMAAFWASTQGALQEMVGRLDGSEAARRQLADEIAELAVQYVQRQLRERREHLIAEQAFQQEALLNPRLSDLVRAHRQILQQGVTHFFEVLGSRQPEQDAVLLTATIVRMEYQGLLDGVENLDSQGMLAILKRYMNLVLGL